Genomic window (Sphaeramia orbicularis chromosome 7, fSphaOr1.1, whole genome shotgun sequence):
gctgtaaaaaaattctacaaaaaaattttaaaaattaaaaaatacattcaaatacagtATTCACTACTAAATCCACAAATAAGACAGTACAATGGGGACAATAAAGACAACATTCTGATAGAAAGCCCTAAATTTAtgcaatataaaaacaaaaattagagGTCATGTAAAGTAGGATCAAAATAAAACATACCCAGAAGTGGCTCTCTGACAGTCGACAAAGATAGGCAACCAGCAGGGGTGAATTCTGTTTGACCGAGGTCACCTTCCAAATAATCTACACTACCAGTGCTGCAGAAACACACAGATGCATTGGTTAGCTTCCATAATCAACATACTAAACTATAATTCTAGGTATGTAACACTGATGTCTGTTCATTGCATCATAACAACTTGACTTAACTCTGCTCAGACTTTTTCAGGTTTCCATCCGGCATAAGTAGTAAAAAGTATCTGATGCCTGGTTTGACCACTGATAGGTTAGTGAGAATCATTGTGTAATAAGGGGCGGAATGAATCCCATGTTTTTGTGAGTAAAGCTATGATATTCGCTTAGTCtataatatttttgtattatactcatttgtcattttataCTGATTATATGAGCCACCATCATCAAATAGGGAGCCGCCTTCAGACTGACAAAGTTATGTGCTGcggtaaaattatatttttatagtgcTGATGTGATGAGAGGCTACACTGACATGGTACTACTATATCTGCAGTGCACAACAATTACCTGGAACCAAGTGTGAGTTACAGTCAAATTAACTCAGTACGATGTAATGGAAAAGCATCACTACTAGATTAACAGACATAAAAATTGACAACAACCAATGACCCATACACAAGTAATTATGCAAGCACCTATCTAACACCAAGCCATATTGAGAGGCAAGAAATATAAGCACATACAGTGCTTAACAAATCTATTAGACAACCTTTCTCATTTTGACTCTGAGACCATCCAGCATCATGGAGTGCTTCAATGTGGACTCTCATTTTCAGTGAGCTCTCGTTTTACCATTTTGAACAGGAATGAGGAACTTCAAACTGAATGTACCTTTTTACACAAATCTGAACTCACTGAGTTTCACTAAGAAGTTAGAAATTAATCAAGCCTAACATTCAACCACTAAAACTATAATTTGATATCATAATCAAGAGATaatattgtgctttttttgtaaaacagtacattttacaattcattgataataataattatattttggcattaaaatataattttggatAAACAACTTCTATATACAGCATTAACCataacagaaacataaaaaattattttagtCATTACCAATGCTGCTAATTTAGCGTGGCTGCAGGATTAACCTTACATTGGGTAGCGGGCTAATAAATTCATTAATCACTGTAtatgtaaaatacaattaatcaTCAGTTCACTATTCAGTATAAATAGGGAAATTATGTTTAACTACTGTATTGAGAACTTACTGATTTAGTAAGGTGTTGATGAAGACACGGATAAAAGTTGACTTGCCCACATTTTTGGCTCCACATACCAGGATAACTGCACAGCCATCCATGTCCCCTGTAAATAAAAGGCAAATCTCCCTAATTTTCTGCAGGATTCTCATATTTTTAAGCTATTtttgacatgtgtgtgtttgtgtacctcTGCAGGCATTGACCAGTGTATTTAGGGATTCTCTCTGGGTCTTTGATATTTTCAGGCCCTCGATGTCACTTGCCAGTGGAATCATTCCCAAACCATTGAGAGGAGTGTCGAGAACAGCTGACAGGAGTTCATTCTGCAAACAAGAGGGACATCTTCTTATCAGGCCACATTGTCttcaaatttaaataaaatgtatgtgatttgctgaatatTAATATCAGTAGAACCCTCAGTTAACCTACCACCGGAGGACTGAACAGTTCACTGAGATCTGGAAAGCTTGACAGAAACCGTGTCAGAGGCGTCTCCATAGGTTCCAGTAAGATGACAGATGAGTGTCGCATCACCCTTCCTGTTAACTTCTTTCGTGATGCTGCAAGACATCCATTTAAAGGAGTTTAAGAATAATTGCTCCTAAAAGGTAGACCAGAAACACTTCCAATGATATGAAAAagataatacacaaaacacatacGTTTCTAATGGGAGATTTTCTGTTTTTGCATGTACCTGCTGAAAGATATTTACGGAGAATCTGTGCAGCTTCTGATCTGTCATCCCTGGAGTCATCAGAGCTTTCCAGGCCTCTAATTGTGAGGGGAAAGTGTGAAGCTGGGGAGAAGAGTGGATATGACGGCTGGCCCTCTTCAATGGTGTAGCCCATCACCTCTACCCGGCCATACAGACAAGTCAAAAAGCACTTTCCACGGAAACATAGGGTCTGGAAGGTAGTAATATTAAAGCCATAATTACTAGTGAATACCAAAATAGTCAAAATCATGAtgagtcataaaaaaaaacaaaaaacatacataccTGATCCTTCTGCATAACAAGCACTGCGTGATTTTTCTCATCATTTCGCTCAACACAGGTATTGAGCATCTTTCCCTCCAGTCTACCTTGTTTAACAGGCCCAATATCATTTGAACCTAGCATATCACCTGTCTCCACACCATTCCCATAAAAGGACTGTGTAAAGTTCTTCCACTCCTGTGTGCTTTCTGAATCATTGTCCATTGTAAACGAAGAGCTCCCATTAGCATGAGCAtaagattttttaaattctgacttaGGAGAGGCCTTCTTTGTGTCAGGAACAGACTTAGCCTTAGTCTTTAACCTCTTGATGTTGGGCTTTTTCTTCACAGATGCCTGATGCTCATTGATCAGTTTGGCCATGACAGGACTGGGGCTGAGGTCTGGGGCATTGATAGGAGGTCTGCATCGTTTGCCTCTAACGTCCTTCCACTTCTGAGATCTGGCTTGGCCCTTAACCTGTGTTGGTTTGTTCACCTTCATGGTTTTGTACTTAATTATTCATGTAGGCGTCAATAAAGACACAAACGAGGGAGCCTGCAATAAGGGAGAAGAAACAATCAGCATACactggcaattttttttattatatgtatcaaaaatgtgtcaataattacatatttatttagCATAGCGTTGTTTAATTACTAACCGCCAAGCTAACCGTTGTGATGCAAGACGAGCTAGCTTGATATCAAACATTAGCTAGTCTTGCAATGTGTGATCTAAATAATAAGCAAACCCATTATCAAATATGAAACGACTATTAGATAACACAAACATGAGACGGGAATTTCAAGTTTGCCCAAAGTTATAAGGGCTAACGTTACCCACTACAAGACTACACTGCTAACACTGATTTGTTAGCTAACTCTGTTGCATTCACCCAGAGGAAACTTACCCCCCGCTTTTATACAGCACTACAGATACAACGATTAATCTTTGTTCTTATTGGATTGCATTAATAATACGTTAAAGTGAGTCTATGAAGCTTGCGAGCTGCGTTTTGAGCCGTGTTGACGGCTAGCTTTTAGCTACATGTGTCAGCCACAAACACACGCCATATTAGATGGCCAACCAAGGGTTTACCCGGAGTTTTATTATTAACGAATTAAGTTGGTTACCAAAATACCTTTCATGTTCAGATTATATAcacgtttattaaaaaaattgtattatCAATAGCTACCAGTAATAATATGCTCTaaacattttttgttattattacgaATGCGGTGTTTTATGATGGACAACACCTATCTTGCGCGGAGTTCAGTCGCATAAAGAACGTCATATCCTTTTCCTTTTGCGCTTTCTAAGGGCCTCCACTGCTACAAATGAAACGATTGTGCACGTTGCTAGGCTTTGCTACTTTAACCTCTTCACACGACACCCCAAATGGATGAATCGtcctaaaaataagaataaataatgacttttcaTCAGTGCTGCAGAAGTGCGTCTCAAGAGGCAGTTATCGGGTGCGTACCACTGTAAGGGAGCGTCTTTAAAAATGTGTGTCGGGAAATAAACGTCGAGATGCGTAGATAGCAAGGAATTTGCAATAATTCTAATAAATATGTGAAATAAATGTATGATCTTTtttgaaaaatataaacacatctaaataaaatattaaaaataatcgTACTTGGAATTAAAGACAAATGTTGTATATTgtttttacatacatttttttttttttttaaatgcgtcATTATGCATCTGTCTACTCAGAAGTGAATGTCCTCATCTATGCCACCTTAAAAAAAGTTTCCAAATATGTTGACCATAAAATTGTATTTCTTGTGGCAGTGGTCTACAGTGAAGCTGGAGGGATGTCTGCTGTACAGAGCAACCATGCACAGCGTGTCCTGTCCTTCTTGAACCAGCAGAGGGCAGTAGGAAAGTACTGTGATGCAATGCTGAATGTGGGTGGTGGGCTGGTGTACTTTGCCCACCGTAACATCCTTGCCTGTTTCAGTGAACTGTTCCATGATGCCAACATGCCCGCTGCACAGTACATGGAGGTCACCCTTCAGGACTGTCCCAGTGATGGCCTGGAGCAGCTTCTGAACTTTGTCTACACTGGAGAACTGAAACTGGCTTCTGCCAACTTTGACAAGGTGCAGAATGCTGCAACCAGCCTCTGTGTACCTGAAGTCCTTGCGCTTTGCCAGCAGTTCAAGAAACCCTCTGAGAATCCTGTGCCTGTGAAGCGCAAAAGAGGCAGACCTAAAAAGTCCACATCACTTACAACAGTACAATGTCCCGACAAAGAGAATCTGGTGACGGTTTCAAAGGATGAATCCACCCTTGATGCTGCCTCGGCCAGTGTTGGCACAGCTGCTGCTACAACTACCACCCGCTCTGGTCGTGTAGTCAAGGGCCCCAGGCGACTGGTGACTGGAGAGAGCCCCAGCATAGATTTTCCAGTCACAGAAAAAGCCAAAAAGGAAGGTGTAGAAGGGGAGAATCAAAACCCAGATCAGCAAAGTGGCAGCAGTGAGGTACAatacatcagtacatgcataaacCAATACACAAgtgacataaatatacatacagatGCATATAAAACTGATTAttatctctcctttttttttgctatttacaGATACATGACATGAATCCAATTGACAAAGGTCTTAGTGACATACAAGAGGAAGATGACAACAATTTTGAGAGTCTCACTGAAAActctgatgatgattatgatcCTGTCACTAAGCTCGGTTCCTCAGTCTCATCAGCAGCACAGCGAAGCAAGGCCAAGCCCCAGAGTAAAAACGAAAACGGTGAAGCTGTAGAGGAAGAT
Coding sequences:
- the nol9 gene encoding polynucleotide 5'-hydroxyl-kinase NOL9 translates to MKVNKPTQVKGQARSQKWKDVRGKRCRPPINAPDLSPSPVMAKLINEHQASVKKKPNIKRLKTKAKSVPDTKKASPKSEFKKSYAHANGSSSFTMDNDSESTQEWKNFTQSFYGNGVETGDMLGSNDIGPVKQGRLEGKMLNTCVERNDEKNHAVLVMQKDQTLCFRGKCFLTCLYGRVEVMGYTIEEGQPSYPLFSPASHFPLTIRGLESSDDSRDDRSEAAQILRKYLSAASRKKLTGRVMRHSSVILLEPMETPLTRFLSSFPDLSELFSPPVNELLSAVLDTPLNGLGMIPLASDIEGLKISKTQRESLNTLVNACRGDMDGCAVILVCGAKNVGKSTFIRVFINTLLNHTGSVDYLEGDLGQTEFTPAGCLSLSTVREPLLGPPFTHQRTPEHMIYYGQSSCESDLDRYLECLKSLWRRRPQSRETPVIINTMGWVKGFGFQLLVDMIRFFPVSHVVQLGHGGSTQCPALSPEFLRTAHGCQTHPPAQTALDEFTESHSPPRNYVHLLVQSEFQGVGCQGTAKHQRSNEHRDLTLLAYLSQLQSPDPGPVRPLHSLTPYQVPHTAVALGVIHCDVVPTHMFYAANASLVGLCCLGEKVSSRGGPVLMTQTPICPCVGFGVLRGIDTVRGLYFLLTSVDPSILRKVNCLLLGAISLPSCIITAQPGSDGETPYVTSDYSFDLTGAGKLRVFKGLVRPSQIGM